A part of Phoenix dactylifera cultivar Barhee BC4 chromosome 2, palm_55x_up_171113_PBpolish2nd_filt_p, whole genome shotgun sequence genomic DNA contains:
- the LOC103719595 gene encoding GDSL esterase/lipase EXL3: MQLSFSRAAHLALPILIHLSQLLLTLAQTINQTTPLVPAVIVFGDSIVDPGNNNAIKTIVKCNFPPYGVDFIGHKPTGRFCNGKIPTDFIASKLGVKELLPAYLGTALGPEDLLTGVSFASGGTGFDPLTSKVVSVISMTEQLELFKDYMEKVRAIAGAKRAEDILSRSLYVVCAGSDDVANTYFTTPFRRTNYDISSYVNLLLHSASNFLQELIHLGARKIGVTSIPPIGCVPSQRTLSGGILRNCAPGHNQMAELFNSGLAKEIRRLNTKHRGVKVVYIDIYSILLDMIERPNNYGFEVSTKGCCGTGDLEVSVLCNGLTSTICTDVSEYVFWDSYHPTEKAYEILVDWLYKNYITYLI, encoded by the exons atgcagcttTCCTTCTCAAGAGCTGCTCATTTGGCTCTGCCCATTCTTATCCATCTCTCCCAACTTCTCCTAACACTGGCCCAGACTATTAATCAAACCACCCCATTGGTGCCCGCTGTGATTGTGTTTGGAGACTCCATTGTCGACCCGGGCAACAACAACGCCATCAAGACCATCGTCAAGTGCAACTTCCCCCCCTACGGCGTGGACTTCATCGGCCACAAGCCCACCGGAAGGTTCTGCAATGGAAAGATACCAACCGATTTCATAG cttctaagCTAGGAGTAAAGGAGCTGCTGCCGGCTTACCTTGGCACTGCTCTGGGACCAGAAGACCTTCTCACAGGTGTTAGCTTTGCTTCGGGTGGGACGGGATTCGACCCTCTCACATCCAAAGTAGTG TCAGTGATTTCCATGACGGAGCAGTTAGAGCTGTTCAAAGATTACATGGAGAAGGTGAGAGCCATTGCAGGGGCGAAGAGAGCGGAGGACATCTTGTCCAGATCTCTCTACGTAGTATGTGCGGGGAGTGATGATGTTGCCAATACGTATTTTACGACACCTTTTAGGAGGACAAACTATGATATTTCTTCGTACGTCAATTTATTGCTGCACTCAGCTTCCAATTTTCTTCAG GAGCTTATCCACCTTGGAGCACGAAAGATTGGTGTTACGAGTATCCCTCCAATAGGATGCGTACCATCACAAAGGACTCTATCTGGAGGGATTTTAAGAAATTGTGCACCTGGTCATAACCAAATGGCAGAACTTTTCAATTCAGGGCTAGCCAAGGAGATACGAAGGCTTAATACCAAGCACCGAGGAGTTAAAGTGGTCTATATCGACATCTATAGTATTCTACTTGATATGATTGAACGTCCTAATAACTATG GATTTGAAGTTTCAACAAAAGGGTGTTGTGGTACTGGAGATTTGGAGGTTTCGGTATTATGTAATGGACTGACCTCAACCATCTGCACAGATGTTTCTGAGTATGTGTTCTGGGATAGCTACCATCCAACTGAGAAAGCATATGAGATCCTTGTGGATTGGCTTTACAAAAATTATATTACTTACTTAATCTAA